From a single Penaeus vannamei isolate JL-2024 chromosome 25, ASM4276789v1, whole genome shotgun sequence genomic region:
- the LOC138866388 gene encoding uncharacterized protein: MDVSTPVTHLLAAWLAKFITCPSLASSLQFTFATQDVISHVPGVSQVSMLRLDVDSLLTKVLLDDVLAFLQRKLPVEDPRLLLTDVFLQLIRLCVESNSFSSEGRFYPQTFGVAMGSPLSPVLANLYMEFFDDSPPKETWHLPVLSLHYTEEIYSLRRPLQSLNCRHSFHQMNTVVTWFTPALPLPRKWAPMLFRVPPVISSILVKQTPVLLSICQHKYAVSRGHSNNALFCHQWDTGHQMDWRAACIVFPSADVHARKRGSSLIKLLPNFNLNSGFSPTDSLLDFHILHLLPYADIGKDPNNNDVQLVVEYLVQVYKSGTSLKTLDDLKYHPFRHRRRL, translated from the exons atggacgtATCAACTCCTGTGACGCATcttctggcggcttggctggctaagtttATCACTTGTCCCTCCTTGGCATCTTCTCTCCAGTTCACCTTCGCCACTCAGGACGTTATCTCCCATGTCCCTGGTGTCTCGCAGGTGTCCATGCTGAggctggatgtcgactccctttTAACCAAGGTcctgcttgatgacgtcctcgccttccttcagaggaagctccctgtcgaggatcctcgtcttcttctcaccgacgtcttcctccagctgattcgtctgtgtgtggagtcgaattccttctcctctgAGGGTCGCTTCTAcccacagacgttcggtgttgccatgggttctcctctctcccctgttttggctaacctgtacatggagttcttcga TGACTCCCCTCCTAAGGAGACCTGGCACCTGCCAGTCCTCAGCCTGcattacactgaggagatctactctctccgtcgtcccctgcagtctctcaactgcagacacTCCTTCCACCAGATGAAcaccgtcgtaacctggttcacacctgccctccctctacctcgaaagtgggcacctatgctgttccgtgtgcctcctgtgataagcagtattttggtgaaacagacACCAGTCTTACTCAGCATCTGTCAGcataaatacgctgtatccaggggacacagcaacaacgccctcttctgccatcagtgggacactggccatcagatggactggagaGCAGcgtgcattgtcttcccttccgctgatgtccatgcccgcaaaCGTGGATCttccctgattaagctgctgcccaatttcaacctgaacagcggtttttctcctacCGACAGCCTCCTTGACTtccacatcctccacctcctgccctatgccg ATATTGGGAAGGACCCAAACAACAATGATGTTCAATTGGTAGTGGAGTACCTAGTTCAGGTGTACAAATCAGGCACGTCACTGAAAACATTGGATGATCTGAAGTATCACCCCTTCCGTCACAGAAGAAGACTATAA